ACTTGTAGCAATTCCGGACATTTAGCCTGAACaaattcctccgtctcccaagtagcttcccgctcggagtggttgctccattgcactttatagaaaacactggtttgattccgagtgaccctggtTTTGTGATCAACGATTTTGATTGGGTATTcgggatagacaagatcgggttCCACTTGTAGTTTCTCAATGTCAAGCACCTTCTCTGGAACACAGAGGCATTTCCTGAGCTGAGATACgtggaatatattatgaaccgcggataagTGGGCAGGaagctccaaacggtatgccagtggcccacattgctcaacaataagaaaaggcccaacataacgaggtgcgagctttcctTTCACCCCGAACCGTtgaacccctttcattggagatacccgcagaTAGACATGATCCCCCACTAGAAACAGGGTGGATTGACGcttcttgtccgcataactcttttgtcgggattggGCAATCTTCAAATTTTCCTGAATGACCCGAACCTGCTCTTCTGCTTCATTCACCATATCGGGCCCAAAGAAAGTTCTCCCCCCccgcttctgaccaattcaaaggcgTTCTGCATTTCCGTCCATATAAGGCCGCAAATGGAGCcatcttgatgctttcttgataactgttgttataagcaaactcggccaatggcaagcactcatcccatttctgaCTGTAGGTGAGCACGCAAGCTCTAAGCATGTCCTCTAATATTTGGTTTATTCTCTCTGTCTGACCGTCAGTCTGGGGATGATAAGCCGAGCTGCGGAGGAGCCGAGTGCCGAGGGCGGCATGAAAGTGCTCCCAAAACCGGGCAATGAACTGAGCACCCCGGTCTGAAATGATTGTTTTTGGAAttccatgaagactcacaatgcGATCTATATATAGCTGAGCGTATTGCTTCGCCGCATGTGTGGTCTTTACCGGTAGAAAATGGGCCGACTTGGTGAGACGATCtacaataacccatatcgagtcataccccttggaagttttgggtagaccgacgatgaaatccatactaatgtcttcccacttccaggatggaatactcaATGGCTGCAAGGGGCCGGCTGATCTCAAGTGGCTAGCCTTAACCCTccgacaggtgtcacattctgacacataacttgcaatttcccgcttcatccttgtccaccaaaaccgctgtttcagatcctgatacatcttgttgctgccaggatggatagaatacctagagaggtgagcctcatcaagaatttgtttccggagttctaaatccttaggtaccaccagccggttcttaaaccataacacacccTCGCCATCTAACTGAAAACATGCCACACGAGGGTCACCTTCCATGAGCCTCTGCCTAATCCTTTCCATGCCAATATTATCTCTTTGAGCGGCAATAATTTGATCCCGCAGTGTTGGAGTGAGGGTAATATGAGTAAGTGTACCCTCAGCTACTATAGCCAAAttcaacttctccatctcttggcATAGAGTTGCATGCATAGGGGTTACTGAGATACAGTTGCAACTTGCCTTTTTGCTCAATGCAtctgctaccacattagctttgcccgggtgatagtggatttccagatcataatccttaatcaattccaaccaccgtctctggcgcaagTTTAGCTCATTCTGAGTAAAAATATACTTTAGACTCTTGTGGTCGGAGTATATATGCACAGGattacccagaagataatgacgccaaATCTTCAGcgcatgcaccactgctgccaattccaaatcatgagtggcataattctcttcGTGTCGCCTAagtgctctggaagcataagctatcacccgctgatcttgcataaggacgcagccaaGACCCGTACCTAATGCATCacatacaaacatcaaggccagAATCATACCTGGCTAAGTCAAAGGCGGAAAGGAGAATGCggccaaaactcatacctgatgcatcacaataaacatcaaatggTCGAGTGATATCTGCCTGAGCCAGGACAGGAGCAGACGTCAGAAGTCTTCTCAAGGTCTGGAAAGCCTGCTCACAATTGTTGCCCCAACTAAATCTCACTCCTTTCTTGAGTAATTcggtcatgggcctagcaatttttgagaactccggtacaaaccggcgataatatcctgctagcccaagaaaacttcgaatcTCAGGAACAGAGGTAGGAGCCTGCCAATccaggacatcctgaatcttgctaggatcaacagaaatccctttgtctgagatgatgtggcccaagaactggacttccttgagccaaaaatcgcatttgctaaatttggcatacagcttgtgctcccgcaggcgctgaagcacaatgcggagatgctctgcatgctcttcttcattcttggaaaatataagaatgtcgtcgatgaaaacaacgacaaacttatctagctcgggcatgaataccgagttcatgaggtacatgaaatgagcaggggcattggttagcccgaaagacatgaccagatattcaaaaagtccgtatctggtggaaaaagctgtcttgggaatatcctcagctctaatctttatctgataatagccagagcggagatcaatcttggaaaatactttggccccgaatagctgatcaaacagaatatcaatccggggaaggggatatttattcttgattgtgacaGCATTTAGAAgtctgtagtccacacacaacctgaggctttcatccttctttttcacaaagagtgcaggacagccccagGGTGACTTGCTAGGACGGATGTAGCCCTTATCAAGCAATtcctgcaattgcttctttagctctgctagctcattgggtggcatccggtaaGGTCTCCTAGATATCGGTGCCgtacccggttgcaattcaatggcaaaTTCCACATCACGGTCCggtggcattccaggcaaatcatccggaaagacgtccggatattcacacaccactggtatgtcCTCTAGCTTCTTGCCCTCAGCGTGGTGCACCGCATGAGTCAAAGACGCTGGATCCCTCAAATTCAAAGTCATACTACCATGAATAGAGGAGTTGATGTGCACGGATTGTGAGGTCGTGTCCAGAGTAACTCCCTGaccctccatccagttcatacccaatataatatctatcctttgggttggtaaCATTATCAGGGCCATAGGGAAAATTTTTCCTTGCAACTGTAGGGGTACTTGCTTAACAAACTGATTGGTGATTAACTTTCCCCCAGGCGAATGAATGTGGTATGGCTTGGGCATGCTTTCAATTTTTAATCCCAGTCTAACAATACACCCCTTGCTAATAAAGGTATGAGACGCccctgaatcaaataatactgtaacgggttgttcatttactgagaacgtacccgccatcactggagctccctcaggaataccctcgagggtggtgtagtgcacttgccccggcttgaagtgggccacttgctgcttctgaccctgctggctcgactgctggccttgcttgggtggcattgggcaattccgtgcaaagtgacccggctgcccgcagttgtagcacggaaacagattggggcgcacccccggctgctgcacccagaccttctgctcattctgctgaggagcaggaggcctgaccatcccctgtggctgagtgtactgagggggcctgtatccccactgctgctgtggctggtgctgaaagggggctcgctgcgggcccgactgcaccaagCGAAACCTCTGAGGGGCACTGCTTGAGGATCCCGCTGCCagcgcctttctcttcttttctgccttgtgagctaggtgggcgtcctcctgtatgatagccccgttgactagctcactgaaacTGTCGAACCTGACCATCGCCATgcgatcctggagcttggtactgagcccctgcctgaaacaggcctgcttcttctcgtcagtGTCCACATGGTACCCAGCATACTGTGAGAGAGTGTTGAATGCTTGGGAGTACTGTAGTACACTGTTATTGCCCtgcttcagggccaagaactcggtGAGCTTCCTGCGAATAACCCCTGCAGGAATATGATGCGCTCTGAAGGCTTCCTTGAACTGTTCCCAAGTGAAACGAGTGTCCGCGGGGAACATTGTCACATGATTATCCCACCATGTGCGTGCTGGGCCCCTAAGCTGCTGAGCGGCAAATCCtgccttgtccccatcattgtacTGGTGCAGGGTGAATTTGGACTCGATAGTCCGAAGCCAGCTGTCTGCCTCCAGCGGTTCATCCGCTTTATGGAAGAGCGGTGGTTGAGTAGCCAGAAACTCTGGATATCCAGGAGCAGGCGGTTGGTGGTGATGTCCAGGCTGCGGCGCTCTGCCCTGCGCCACGAGCTcacggaggagtgccgtctgctcatcgcgcccagtgagcatggccgcaatggcctgggccaactcaggagggttcggtggttctcccattctgcattcaaccatgacgAGGTTAGTTCCATCATCCATGGTAAATCAAGACAAAACCGATAGCAACTAATCCTTGCAAGTCATGGCACAATGCAGAATGTAGGGCTTCAAAACAATTCTGAAGGATACTAGCAGGCGGGGCCAGGCGATCGATCGGCGCCACCAATTGGTCTGACCGAGCTGCCCTGGTCCAGCCGAAATTagtacggcggaccgtccgcagtacatgggcggaccgtccgcttccCAAAATCCTAGTtgaccggactgtccgcggagagtctgcggaccgtccggcgtgcgcactgtcaaccagattcaGTTCCACCCGGCTCTGGTAAATTTTTCTCAAggtccggcggaccgtccgcgggtcctaaccggactgtccgctgaaCATGCCTCGCGACAGTGCCTCCGGTCCGGCCGACGATACTCTCGCAACCTTTCACGCCCCCCTACCAACCCTCTCGATCCGTACGTCATCTACAAAGGTCCTTAGGATCGTAGACTCACACCCCCACCAATTCCCACGGAAAAACCCCAAAAACCTTACAAAAATGAGATGCATGCTCGCCCTACGCACAAAacccatttttatatttttagaaaaactcGAAATTTAGTCACGCCTGTACCACCCTCGGTgtatttcggctctgataccagctgtgacggaaccgccaaattaaaactctaattaagcgtaatggccgtcacttgaacacatcaggctcattagcttaacggcttaatttggcgatcctttcgcaacccacgtcccgatcgaaacatcaccgatagtcccacgcgaaggtgggcgcagatggtacaagcacgacacatatttgaatatacaacaaatatacatagaacttgaccttaagttttacaaaccaagtttgaataaatacataattcacAAACTTTTCAATACTGAAATCCTGGTTCGTCTAGAGGAACGGGGCCTACAGCTACCAAAAGTGAGCCCTAGAgagatccctaactaaacgtccggctccacgaccacccatccctctgcatcccggcggatgaacttggcgcagcagggacagaagtctgtGTCTGCGTTTCCTGAAATAatgttggcaacaaaccctgagtattctaatactcagcaaggtttacccgaccagtgggtataacttagcccacatagctagacatgcaaggcttttggctggtggttcttttgcagaaaacaggcaactaaagtaattccttactttcattattttagcctcaGATTCTATATAAACTAACTCTTATCTAATATTTGCAAAGACCTACTATAGaaatcatggtgatgcaagcaaaataaaacaatggctccatattttatataaacatacctaactcacattctacatttttgctacggtgtgacaaagagaccaaggccctcataatcgcgagacacggcgaatcgatccgatttaaccttgcaaggtggacctaaccaacacggcacgtatttgccccgtcggactatacataccaaccattcccattcccgcctcgaactacaggaaccagcccaacgacatatggtcagccgagctcaacgtgagaccaccaaaagtaaacacatgcatcccaattctccgcgactactcgactcgccccaggagttgggtgcgggttcctgtactttcgaagcaaggcagtactcggcttaccagtttcgactacctcctactcccggcatgcggttagtacagttcaatccccgatcagcactgccacatccaccggtccttaatcgacacagacggggctaagacacccaggaaccctgtcctgctgccatacctatccatcatccccgcccggtctcacatttccatgTTCGTTTCGAAACCAATCTCACATACTGAATTATATAAAGATAATaacgtatctcgcgagtaaccggaaattactcgactcctaacatcctacatctcgcgagtgcaggagaccactcgtcttctaccggtaacattaagcttagcacaactatcgtcctatacatgctagtataactccgGGAATCCtatgaatcatgcaactagggttccaaacaattcctgaactcaatgcacaagtagtagaaacatacataggtgtcttaatttaaaatactaggatgtgcaccggggcttgccttgcgcctgctgctcaacactggggccagacgggccttgggccgggtgctcacacctctcctcttgggcttgcgtcgtttgctcttgtggtgccgcgatcacctcaaagacggctccctcagatgcggatgctacacgtatgcatatgaattaaatgagtgcagcccaagaatgtaactagtttactttaactgaaataccctgcggactgtccgcgcccgagtggcggactgtccgccgcactatcctaccaacccagcagaggcaacaacgtctctggaactttttcccattttacctgcggactgtccggccacccctggcggaccgtccgcagttcaagtactcaacccaccagagacgaaaacgtctctggacaatttcctagactctactgcggactgtccgcgcccaagtggcggaccgtccgcagttcaccctTGCGAACCCCCAGagacgacatcgtctctggaacaaattcaagcctcaacggcggaccgtccgctcccctatagcggactgtccgcagtcaaccttgcaaaaacaaccagaggcaacatcgtctctggacaaaaactaacctgaccggcggaccgtccgcgcctccctggcggaccgtccgcgataactAATTTCTGACCTTCGCCCTaggcggcagcaagggcggcggcgacggcggaggccgtgctccggcgccggcgacacgtcatggaaggggaaaaaggctgtgaagcataagggactcaccacgaatccattcccgcggtcggttcgagtggaggacgaccggagaggcggatcggcggtggagcaagcttcaagcacccccaatggtgtccggcggtggtggaaagattccggccggggataagccggtttaggggtttgggaaggtggaggaggtgacgAGGAAGGTTCctgcgcgaggaatcgaggtctggtggacggaggagggagatcgaagcaaggggcgacgatggcgcgggagctcgagctccgctcggctctgcaagagaagaggaagaagagaggattgacgagtgggtcccaagcccatccagataaatatctgggcgacgcctcgcggactgtccgccgtcacctcgcggactgtccgcgtggTGGTTGTTACATGAACCATGGAGAGACTTGTTTTTGACCAAAAATTGATGTGAAGAGACATTTTTATTTTAGCTCCAGGCCTTCGGATAAGGTGCGGTACGAGTTGTGCTGTACCTAGGCGATACGATGTGTCACTTTCAGCGCTTCATCACCGGCTTAGCTGGCTGAGAAACATCTGGACACTTCTGGACATATTTTAGGTAGCTACTGATGTCATCATCACTGCATTGATAGATTAAGGATTACCCAGCAATGCCTACAGCCAAGGTTCAGGCAACAGAAACAATAATGCAGTGAATTTAGGCTTTCAGTGAATCGAACCCAAAGTCCAGACCTAGGTGCACATTACAAAACAAAAGGAGGCACCTCCCTCGGTATCGAAATGACGAGCCTGATTATTTGGTGCTAAAATTTGTCTTACcaaaattttgcataaattttggcACTCATTTGGTTAGAATTCAAAAATGCAATCCACCTCACAAGTCACAAAGTACTTGTCACCTTGTTCGGCTGCACTTGTCCAGGTTGCGCTTTAGCTACTGCTGCAGCACTAGGAATAAGAGAGGAGCAGAAAGGAGGAAAGGGCGGCGAGCAGCCGAATTTGTAGCGGGCCAGCCGAACGGCTGGAGCTTATCTGATCAACCGGGAGCAGCTTAGCTCCAAACTACGTAATTTTGGCAAAAAATTTCTTAGCAATGTTTTGCTCTGCTCTAGTCTTGGCAAGACAAATTTTAGCAccagcactactacagaaaattTTACCAAGGCGGGCAAAATGGCTTTATCGAGGCGGGCAGCCCAACCGTCTCGGAGCCAAGGTCACGATAATGTGGCCTTTTTCCGAGACGGTTGGTTGCCCGCCTcggtaaataaaaaataaataataaacaaGAAGAAGCCCGCTGAGCCCATCTAgggcccgccaagcccatcgCCACCGCCTAGGCCagcgctcccccccccccccccccgccgcgctGTCGCGTCGCTGCAGGATCCAGCCGTGCGCGGCCGTGAGGGACCGCCGTCGCTGCTCGCGTGCGTGTTGCGAGGGTTCGGCGCACGCCATCCGCCGTCGCCACtcaggtccgccgccgccgcaccatcgCCGCTCGGGGCCGCTGTGGCTGCTCGCCTGCTgcggcctcgagctccggcCGGTGCAGGTGGTctgggagaggagaggagagggggcagcggcagcggcgactgtggagagggagagtgagAGAAATGTGGACTCCAAACCCTAAGAGCTATATATACTCGCAACTAGGCCTTTTGGACTAGTGGACTAGGTTTATTTTATCAAGGCGGTTGAGTTACACTGCTCATCGGTTAACTATTAACCGATGCGGTTAAGTTAGTACGATCGTCTCGATTAATGACTATTAATCGAGACAGTCATATTAATAGTGCCCGTCTCGGTTAATCAACTTTGCGAAGCGGGGCTTTCTGTAGGCATTAACTGAGACGGTTAAAAATTGTGCCCGCCTCCGAAGTCAATTTTAAAGGTTGTGGTTAATGTTTTTTTGTTGTAGTGCAAACCAATTAGTCTCGACATGTCTCTCAGTATCGAATGAAGACTCATATGCCTATCATTCTCGATTGAACACTTAGAACGTGTTAAATAATACTCTACAGCATATTACAGTTCTATCTTGAATCGCCATGGCTGCTTACTTGAGGTTTCACAAACTTGTGATGGTTGGCAAGCCCAGATTCGAACCTCTCACTTCATATGTACTTAGAAAAGTGTTCATGACTAAAGATTTTATCAACTTCGTTCGTAAGTACATATGGCACTATTTACTTTTTTTCATTCGTTGTTTGTACAAGTGTTGATGAAATTAGATAAATATACAGGCTAAATCAATAACTAATGTAAAAGTAGTTATGAGAATTTTTTATAAGTATTGATGCAAGTAGATAAATATACAAGTCAAACCAATAACTAATGCAAAATTCGCTAGAAATATGTTACAGTATTAGGATAGATTCAGCATATGTGTTAGTTTGTTAGAAAAGAACAGCTTTGCCACCACCTTTGTTTCTGTCCACCCCGATGCAACAACTATAATCGAACTGCATTGATCCGTGCAAACGGTATATCATTGTGATTCGCCCGTCTCTAAGATTGTTACGCAGCAGATTTGTTCGATATCAACACGCACGCGCTACCAACCCATTTGCTATTCCTTGCGATCAATTCGCACGCGGAATACGTCTCCACTTGTCAGGAAAGCTAAGCTCATGGgagttcacaaaaaaaaaaacaacaacaacaactaaGCTCACGGCCAGATTTACAGCCGGATCAGCGGGAACAGCTTCTTCCACGACTTCCTCAACCTGTACGCGGTGAACGCCGCCAGGTACTGCTTGGGAGCGTCTCCGGGAGCCGGCACCTGCTGGCCGGGACCCAGCACGTCGCCGTCCCAGAACCGCGCCGCTGTCCGCTTCTtccggacggcggcgagcacgtCCTCGCGGTTGCAGATCCCCCACACCGTCACCTTCTGCTGGTGGTAGTCCACCTGCACCGAATGTATCCCTGCAACATGGCCACTGACACGGTCAGCGATCACCTTGCTGCGCTTTCTGTTCCCAATGCAGAGCAAGGTAATGAAGAAATTACCTTTTAGATGCAAGAGTGCCTTCTTGATCTTCTTCTCGCACCCGTAGGAGTAGAGCGGCACCTTCATCTCCACGTACTGCGCCTCGATCTTCCTCCCGGACAGGACGATCTGCATGTCCGCCATCGGACCTTAGCAAGCTACCTCCGATCCTGGAACGCTAACTCAGAGCTCGGTGTGCAGATAGCCCGCAGGAACCGCAGGGGAGCGTTTATATACAGCCGCCAAAAGGCGACGCCATGAGAGTGGATCATGGGATCATCCTTTGCATATCCATCCTGGGCATGGACGCATGTGCGCATCATCTCCGTCGCTTTTGAGTTCCGAATCCGTCGCCGTGCGCACTTTTCGCCGATGAGTGATCGGAGAGCACGAGAGCCTGTACCTGGTTCACGGCTCGGAGCCTCAGACGCCACAGGTCGCCGATTAGAAAAGAGGCCGGTAGTGGAGGAGTTACGTGTAGTCAGTGGCGGCCTGTCGCGGCGGAGCGCCCGGCTGACGAGGCGAGGCGTCCGCGCCCATGTGAGGCGCCGTGGAAAGCTGGTAGCTGGAGCTCGGAGGGTGTGGAGGGTGGAGGCGAGTAGCGACGGCGTCGTGCGGGGAGGGTAcgtggcgcgcggcgcggccgcgcggcggcaTCTTGGCTTTTGGGACCGAGGTCGAAAGGAGGATCCAACCGACGGGCAAGGGGAATAAAGCGTCGAAAGTGCATCGTTTGGATTGGATTTGGATTTGTTTTTGGATCGTTTCTTGGCAACAAAAGAGGGATTTGATCAGGTCTCCCGGTTCTGCCGGCGAGCGTCGGCCTGGAGCACATTGGATCGATCGTGACCCACGGATAGTTGCTGCTGATCCATTTTTTGAATACAGCTGCTCAATAAGACAATATGTTCAGGACACACCATGGACACACCATCTTGATTGGGAACTCCGCTCCGGCGGCCGGGGGCTCTGAATTGTAAAGCAGCCCTCACGGCCTCACGTACACTACCGGAAAGCTCAACAATGCCGAGTGCTAACTCTTTTGCCTAGTGCCATATatcggacactcggcaaagacaccatttgccgagtgccagccctaaaacactcggcaaagagtcgAAACTCGGCAAAgatggctttgccgagtgccagacactcggcaaagacatgATACTCGGCAAAGAATCACCTTTGCTGAGTGTCTCTTCCTGGCACTCGACAAattattaatttttttctcttttgaacctcaaattttttttgatcTACACATACAACATGTAGTTCCCCATAGTCAAGTTTGGTGTATTtttgagttcatttgctatatttaactaattaatttaatttttggtaatatttttgaatcaagtcaaatttgaacagCTAGTcattaaaatatttaaaaaaatgagTAGAAACTTGATATTCATGGTATTGAATCCACATATAGGCCATAGTTatgaaatcaaaagaaatttCGATCATCTTGTTCAGGAAACACGACCTCCACCGCGTGCCTAAGCGGtttttaaattctataaaaagcaaaggaagtccaaaaattatgaaatttgaaaatatgtCATGATATCGTATGTGGAGGTTGtggtaaaaaattgagaagATTTCGCATAGGTTGTCACATACGTTGCTCACAACCCGAACATCTCTAAAGAAGTTTCATGATTATTGAGAATGATCGGGTATGATTTGGAGTGAAAGTGACAGTCGAGCTGTGGTTTGACTCCCAAAATTTTTGTATAGCCAATAGACATCGAAGATCGtgtcatgttaaattttggtaCTTTTTCGAATCCAtttgataatttttatttttttaactacatttctaTAAATGAAATTTGAGCCAAAACTATATGAAATAATGATCAATTTTTCGCTAAAGCATCAAATATGTATCGACAAATGAATGTGATAAggtatttttgaaaatatgatgaaaaaaagaga
This sequence is a window from Panicum virgatum strain AP13 chromosome 7K, P.virgatum_v5, whole genome shotgun sequence. Protein-coding genes within it:
- the LOC120643092 gene encoding heavy metal-associated isoprenylated plant protein 28-like encodes the protein MADMQIVLSGRKIEAQYVEMKVPLYSYGCEKKIKKALLHLKGIHSVQVDYHQQKVTVWGICNREDVLAAVRKKRTAARFWDGDVLGPGQQVPAPGDAPKQYLAAFTAYRLRKSWKKLFPLIRL